Below is a window of Uloborus diversus isolate 005 chromosome 3, Udiv.v.3.1, whole genome shotgun sequence DNA.
attttttttattttttttttttgcacttcgtCATCTATTTTacttaaacttgaacaaattcgCTCATTTGTTTTTCACTGAAAATAAGGAACGAAAGGAACGACACATTCCAACAGTTTACTAGTGTGAGGCCGATGGTGGTCTGATCGGTAAGACATCAGACAACTGACCGaagttcgatcctagccggtcgaagacccaccgtcttcattaatggtgattggggaacgttaaatatgctcgtggtcacgaAGCCCTATACGTGAAATGATACCTCTGGTGGTGCTGGACCAcggattgctcggcttctggtctgataaaaaaacagagctgtcttcagggtcccatccaactggtaaACATACAAATGGTAGTAGGTACGggaggaccctggagtgaaaagtgaaaagttTACTAGTGTTAGTATGAGAGTCAAAAACGTGTTTCTTCGAATATctcataaaactatttttgttgatACTGCCGTTCACCTGCCTACGACAGAGATAATCGTCGACGTTATTTCAAGAAATTGATCATTAGCCAATAAAATTTACTGATTGATtcaatttaaagcttttttcgggaaatatttaaaatctattatACTTAGCGTGGTATACCTATAGAAATTTTCATGGTAATGAGCTTCGTTTTTATCAGAAGTTGTTAATTGTGGTTACCTATTTAACTCACAAAATTTTGTGCATGCGCtctgaaaatgtattttctttaacAACTCATAGCCctttttttgtttagtattttcttttctaataCTAGCTTGTAATTTcaactataaataaaaattattgatgaAAGTTTCGTACACATTTGAACTGAAAACTTATGAAATTACAAGagaaaaactggaaaataattgcatttttcgaaaatatattgtatatatatgtTGTATTTTGCAAATAATATGATAATGTtgttatgaatatatatatatatatatatatatatatataaacaatatgTTCAAGATTTTCAGctttagttaaaaaagaaaaaagaaataaactcaaTATTACTTCCATAGATAATCGTACCCATTGCCCCATATATGTATTAAACattaggtatttttaaaattataataatctcATGTGTCTGAAATAATATTTCACACTGTTTTACTTAATTGACTGTTCTTGTACTTTTAGGAGTTGAAAATCTTGATAGTGGTGTCGGTGTCTACGCGCCAGATGCAGAAATCTTACATTCTTTTTGGAGACCTTTTTAATCCAATCATCGAGGAGTACCACGTAGGGTTTGGTCCAACTGATAAACATCCGCCAAAAGACTTCGGGAACGTTAATGATTTCGTTAACGTGGATCCTAAAGGAGAATTTGTTATTTCCACCAGGGTGCGCTGTGGGCGCAGTTTAGAAGGATATCCCTTTAATCCTTGCTTAACAGAACAGGTAATTGTTTAATATAAAACctatatgaattatttttttcgcttaattttctgtaaaaggggggggggggggaacctgcATGCAGTTTAGTGTATAACAggagttcccaaacttttccgattcgcggcaccctttgaagaattagaattttgtCACGGCACCCTATTCCATCTCATTTATGAATACATATTGATACTGTGGACACTTAGCAGTACCCCCTCCACTTTCTCTGCGGCACTCTCGCAAATTTTCAAATCTTTAAGTGTGATTCGTggtaaaaacagattatttgtgaACGCTCCCTTACGATTCGTCACCTACCCGAGGATAATAGTAATTCGGCTCATTTGGTTGTCGATATGTTCTTCAGTTTTTACGATAttcaactggattttttttttataagttgtaAAATCTGTTTGGCTACGAAATTTTGAAAGCTATAAATTACTATCTTAGTGAGAAATTGTTTActctaaatgtttattttttcaacaaatttgcaatatttttatttcaaattttagtgcaATGATTCTCTTGTAtgttgtcaagttttctgaaagtttggtaaggttTGACGAAAAACTCTGCATGTTATGAGCTAAAAAACGTGtaatcaaatttaatatttttgaaggaaattcCCATATCTTCGTGAATATTAGTGATGCTTTTACGAAAATGTTTAAAACGATTGTGCATAGTAAGTaaactattttctgaaatttacgcTTATTCCCAGACATTTACGGTAAAAGACGATTATAAAACTTTTTCGGTTTCTTTAATACATTGCTAGTCCTCTAAATGTATGAGGATTtaatgttttattgaaaaatgtcagCTGAAGCATACCTTTTATATTGCAAAAATTACAGAACAATTGTTCTCTTAttgtttaaaatgtgaatttttgccaAAGATGCAGATTTTTAGTCCAACACAGTATATGTGTAAAATAACCTAAtaaatttgttccttttttttctcgcAGCAATATAGAGAAATGGAAGAGAAAGTGAGCTCAACGCTATCAGGTATGTCAGGTGAATTGAAGGGTACATATTTCCCTCTAACTGGTATGGACAAAGCAACACAACAGAAACTAATTGACGACCATTTTCTCTTCAAGGAAGGAGATCGGTACGTTGACTTCATACCAGTTAATTTAAGATTGAAACTATTGAATGCTTTTAGCAATTTGTATGAAGAGCTCTTTAATTTGCATAGTACCAAACTCGTGCTTTAAAGAGCCTAACGAGAAAAACACTTCCGGGATAGCTTAAAGAtgtcgtcggcaccatgctaactgtaagaaattatatgctccacacggttacattgcgtaacacttgacagggatcccaagattaataactggGATCgccataattgcgtaatggggctttccgcgattgcctactacgcagatgcatgagagcgcctgagttcatatggTTATAGACAGTCGTGAAGATATGACTGGAAAAAACCTCCTGAGcgaatagcgggataactttatggcatatctcttgaccgctattTGGGAAAAAtggcaaattggctgcccatcatgtatattgtgtcagtgagtagaaaaataaattagttgtgtGTTGTGAACATTGTCTCTTCAATTCGCTCTCTCTCCAAAAgttgatttatggaaaatgtgaaaaagaagaagTGGCAAAGATCCTCTTCAACACTAACGAATTTGAAAATTGGTACTTTTCGGGAGagtcaaaacaataatttttttccacCTGACGCAAAAAGTTATTTGCAATGTTTGAATTTTTACAGATaactttaagtataaaaatatcgtttgaagtagttataaccaGTATGTAGCCTTTTTGAGCACTACGGTAAActatcgaatttgaaaaaaacgcgattcgcgatttttcacattcgttagtttagcatggtgccgacgatacattgtttaaaatatgtttgattaATGCAATTAAATTCTTCTTTGAGGCATTTCAGACAGTTTCAGTGCATTGTAATATTTACACcgtaaaatattactatttattcattttttttttgtattttataatatttatattttaaaacgtcTTTTTCAGATTTCTCCAAGCAGCTAATGCTTGCCGTTTTTGGCCTACCGGTCGTGGTATTTTTCATAATGACAACAAAACTTTCTTAGTCTGGGTCAACGAAGAGGATCATCTGAGGATCATTTCCATGCAGAAAGGTGGTGATCTTAAGCAAGTTTTTAAGAGACTAACAGATGTAagtgtttttttacaaaatcaagtGCTAATTATAGTAAAACAACTGCCATTATCAATCTACAGTCTTACGgcgttgaaaagaaatcaaaagtaGCAGAGTGGTAAACTCTGCTACTTTTGATTTCTAGTGAATTTCCTAAACTCTTAAAATCTGCAATCACTTTCCTTGGTATTTAAAGCTGCAAAAGTACCAATCCTAGACATTAGTTTTTCCTGCGTTCTGCAACGCATAGCAGTTCTAAGCTTTCACTCTAAAAATAGAGTTGGGGAGGACAGTCTAAGGTAGcggaagattattttttttccatccatTCAAGCTAAATACAAATCTAAGCCCAAATCAAAGCCAGTTCAAATGTTTTAGTCATTCTACCACTTTaaatactacattttattttaatttaataaatatttaaatttttcttagtttctttttgagcCTTTCGTATAATTTTAAATGACAGCATCTTTCTATTCTTCGTAACTTGATCAAAAGCTATTAGTCTCTGCTTCGTGTCCGACTACAACATACTCCTTAAAAAATTTCCCTTTGAAACTAAATcacgtatgaggcagtgagaagcaaagggataaaagtggtaaaattaaaaatttgaagataaccagtacacatggtaggtgaacctcttctctgtcttggggaaagagatggtactagtagccctggtaggtgctgctatacagcatgatttagaaaaaatttcaatgaaagcctacctagggtgttatctttaaacgcgttttactcaaaacttgaaaatgtccacttacatccctttgcttctcactgcttcatatgactCCTAAAAAGCATGTGTTTTCACCACATGTACTCTGCCTTATTGGATCTTTCGATTGATACCATTCATTATGTTATTGTACTCCGGGGCAGTGCGAGCTGATAATGCTGATGGATGTAGGCACAAAGCTGTCTGGTAAATTGGTAAATATGTATTTTCATAAACCgtgtattaggaaaaaaaaaaaaaaaccccacactGTTGCACAAGTTTGTAagcattagttttgataaaaaagATGATGTCTTATGCAATAAAATTTGATCGGGCGTCTTTTAGGCTTTTAAAACTAAGTTAAAAATATTACtctttaagagtcattttttttttaagcttggacacttttgatagttgatgtcttcgattttcgtaaaaatttcaggatgtgttagtggtactatgataagaaaaagtgaagtttatttttttaaaaaactgatttgtttgcccttgagtagaggtcaaagtttaagaacgtgagaaaaaagagcttaatatatgattgctttgcttcaaaaccaatgggtgtagcaagccaattttttttatgtggatactacttgattcTAGGTACATGCttgccgaaatattttggtcgctcattcatggctttgagggcaaaggtcaattgaaaatgctattttttaaactttttttgccctgtttgggtccggatatctgctaaagccgtgagtaaccctcgaaaataagtatatacctaattactcaccacagtatagtactaagaaaaacatgaaatagtatgggttactctttgctttagcagttaaacggtctcaaagtcgatgattttttaaaaatagccaagtttagacgtcaataactctgatcgcgacgcatcaacaactttgggacacagctgtagttatagtcgaagtggtctattttaaggtccaggttagaaacccatggcaactaataaacttttttagttacacggtctcaaagttgaaaatttgatctataatttcaacttatttttttttcaattactctatgactGATGAGTTAGTAACTTCGAGAAACAGTTGTAATCATACCCTAAGTGATGTAGTTGATGTAGATGACGTCAAGACAGCgtgattttgaattttgtttcgtTATGGTTAACTGTCgtttataagtatttaaaaatagttctttatttttcttgaagcccaatctatgtagttgaagaattaaaaaaacataaatgccgCTGTGAACCGTtgctttttcctttgattttttaaccTAGAAAAGCATATTTTTGCCCATTAAGGTCATGGTTAGCCTTATCAGCCCAGTGTCCTCACTgtgtcaaatgtgttttaatatgCTATCCTATTGGCAACAGAGAATGGTTTCTTttcggagggttttttttttcagagttggagaccaatgttcctagtttagccaatttgcctttcttttttagaacagtgtaggaaaacgtaattgaaaattatattttttccatggaaatATGTTATCTAATGAATGTGCAAAAGTTGGAGTAGTCAATCATAAATGAGGTCACGAACTTAGGATGGCCTTGTTTGGTGCACTaagcatattttttgtacttctcaTATGCAACTTAGGGGTAAAGTAAAATATCAGACCTGAACAATAGCGGTCCACTAATACAgtggttttttttctgttaaaaaagaaaaaaagtaaatcaacacGAAAATAGGTCTCAAACATTTTCTATCTTGATTCTTTGCcctcaattttcagaaaatattttatttgactaacgagaaaaaaattatattgattattttttgaaacttgaatcaatttttgtctaccttactttcaattgaacatattttgttaaaCTATATACAGTTTGTTACTAAACCACGTGTTAAGTCTCATTAAAATAGTACAACTATTTGAACACTAGTACTTGTaaactacttaaatgaaaaaatagttggttaacataaaaaaaaagcagtaccttACCTTTACACAATATCTGGCCAACATTCtctctgctaaaaatttaaaaaaagctggttgttgatagattttgttttgaatgctcCGCCTTTCAAAGCTTCGGTTCagtgttttgtttgtttaaaatggctacatcagccactactatccggttttacaagttttacatataatttaatgctgccatctataaaataaagtacgaaacttttaaaaaaatcagaaatacattttgaaaaaggagaaaactCAACACGTGCTAGTAACTATATTGAACAAGTaaaagttcgaattaaaaatatatttttttgcaattttaaaagtgtcatgggtatgaagcagattctaaaactacatcacttggagcacaattacagctgtgtctgaaagtcttgttttcgtggattagcttagttgaaacttgacactttatgttaaaattatcatttttgtgagaccgtttaattaagcaagatgattagatcccaaagttttctggcatgagtctaaaactatatcatttgaatgtaattacagatgtttttctaagttactaactcaccaatcatagagtaattgaaaaaaaaaaatgaaattatagctcaaattttcaactttgaggccgtataactaaaaaagtttattaggtgccatgggtttctaacctggaccttaaaatagaccacttggactataactacagctgtgtcccaaa
It encodes the following:
- the LOC129219269 gene encoding LOW QUALITY PROTEIN: arginine kinase Lit v 2-like (The sequence of the model RefSeq protein was modified relative to this genomic sequence to represent the inferred CDS: deleted 1 base in 1 codon), with the protein product MFSLWYLACIVKGSGICSSSKMVDQATLEKLESGFRKLQDAKNCKSLLKKHLTKEIFDKLKNRKTAMGATLLDVIQSGVENLDSGVGVYAPDAESYILFGDLFNPIIEEYHVGFGPTDKHPPKDFGNVNDFVNVDPKGEFVISTRVRCGRSLEGYPFNPCLTEQQYREMEEKVSSTLSGMSGELKGTYFPLTGMDKATQQKLIDDHFLFKEGDRFLQAANACRFWPTGRGIFHNDNKTFLVWVNEEDHLRIISMQKGGDLKQVFKRLTDAVNIIESRSSFSHDDRLGFLTFCPTNLGTTIRASVHIKLPKLAKNKDQLEAIAGKFNLQVRGTRGEHTESEGGVYDISNKRRMGLTEYEAVKEMQEGILELIKMEKAA